A part of Girardinichthys multiradiatus isolate DD_20200921_A chromosome 12, DD_fGirMul_XY1, whole genome shotgun sequence genomic DNA contains:
- the gadd45ga gene encoding growth arrest and DNA-damage-inducible, gamma a, translated as MTLEEINGQENTMDNADRVQSAGAALEELLLAAKKQDYLTVGVYESAKVMNVDPDSVAFCVLATDEEYECDIALQIHFTLIQAFCFDNDINVVRVNDIDRLADLVGADDSAEPKDAHCILVTSPSANPWKDPALDKLSLFCEESRSAYDWVPSITLPER; from the exons ATGACTCTGGAAGAAATCAACGGACAAGAGAACACAATGGATAACGCTGATAG gGTGCAAAGTGCAGGCGCAGCCCTAGAGGAGCTGCTGCTCGCCGCTAAGAAGCAGGACTACCTCACAGTTGGAGTTTACGAGTCTGCCAAAGTCATGAATGT CGACCCAGACAGCGTGGCTTTCTGCGTCCTCGCCACTGATGAGGAGTACGAGTGCGATATTGCACTCCAGATCCACTTCACACTCATCCAGGCTTTTTGCTTCGACAACGACATCAACGTGGTACGGGTTAACGACATTGATCGTCTGGCCGACCTGGTGGGCGCAGACGACAGCGCCGAGCCCAAGGACGCTCATTGCATTCTTGTTACG AGCCCCAGTGCAAACCCATGGAAAGACCCTGCTCTGGACAAGCTGAGCCTGTTTTGCGAGGAGAGCCGCAGCGCATATGACTGGGTGCCCTCAATCACTCTCCCAGAGCGCTGA